The Thermococcus sp. M39 sequence AAATACTCATTAGACTCGCGGGAACCTTGCAAATTGGTGAAGCCATAAAAAAGGTTGGCGCCAAAAGCGGAGAAAACTTCCTAGTGGCTTTTGGTAAGAATGCTCACAAAATACTTGAAGAATTCATCAAAAGGAATTCATTAAAAGAGGTTCCCCTCTCAGACTGTGACAGAGAAAAAATAAAAGCGCTCTTTGAAAAGGCAGCTATAGTTGAGGTTCTTTGAGTTTTTCTTAAAATTTACCATAAAGTTTGAATTTTGTTGAATTTTGTTTTGCTAATGTATTAAAAAACGGAAGTTTCTTCTCGATAAGTTTATAAGAATATTAATTTACCCTCTAAATGCTACGGGGGGGTGATTATGCGTTATAAGAGACACAGATATTTCATAGCAGAACGTATAAGTTTGATTCAGCGTTCAAAGATTAGAGAGCTCTTTGAAAAAGCAAGAAAGATGGAAAACGTCATTTCTCTCGGCATTGGTGAGCCAGACTTTGACACTCCGCAAAACATAAAGGACGCAGCAAAAAAAGCTTTAGATGAAGGATGGACTCACTACACTCCAAACGCTGGAATTCCGGAGCTTAGGGAGGCTATAAGCGAATATTACAAGGAGAGATACAACTTGGATGTTCCAGCTGATAGCATCATCGTAACCGCCGGTGCTTATGAAGCCACATATTTGGCATTCGAGACGCTCTTAGAAAAAGGAGATGAAGTAATAATTCCTGACCCCGCTTTTGTCTGTTATGCTGAAGATGCCAAGCTTGCTGAGGCAGGAATAATAAGGTTGCCCCTGAAGGAAGAAAACGGCTTCCAGCCAGATCCAGATGAGCTTTTAGAGCTTATAACAAAGAGAACAAGGATGATTGTGATTAACTACCCCAACAATCCAACTGGGGCTACAATAGATGAAGAGACTGCAAAAGCTATTGCAGATATTGCTGAAGATTACAATCTTTATATCCTCAGCGATGAACCTTACGAGCACTTCCTTTATGATGGTGCAAAGCACTATCCAATGCTTAAATATGCTCCAGACAACACGATTTTAGCAAACAGCTTCTCTAAGACATTCGCTATGACTGGCTGGCGTTTGGGCTTTGCAATCGCACCAAAAGACATTATCAGGGATATGATAAAGCTCCACGCTTATGTTATTGGAAACGTCGCATCATTTGTTCAAGTTGCAGGAATTGAAGCTTTAAGAAGTCCGAAGAGCTGGGAAGCTGTCGAAAAGATGAGACAAGAATATGCCGAGAGGAGGAAAATTGTTCTTAATGCAATTAAAGAAATGCCTTATATTTCTGCATTCGAGCCTAAGGGCGCATTTTACATCTTCGCCAACATAAAAGAGACTGGAATGACAAGTGAGAAGTTCAGCGAATGGCTCTTAGAGAAGGCAAAGGTTGTTGTAATTCCAGGGACAGCATTTGGAAAGAACGGAGAGGGATATGTAAGGATAAGTTATGCAACAAAGAAAGAAAAGCTCATTGAGGCTATGGAAAGGATAAAGAAAGCTTTAGAAGAGATTTGAGTTTTGTTTTCCTTTTCACTATCTTTAGGAGGAAGCCTGATGAAGGAAGTACTCTATGTCTTTGTTGCAATATTCCTTGCTGAGCTTGGTGATAAAACACAGCTGGCTACAATTGCCTTTGCTTCAAAATATGGATGGGCTAAAGCTTTTGTTGGTGCTATTTTAGGTCTTGCCTTGGTGAATCTGATAGGGGCTATAATTGGAGAGAAGATTGGAGAAGCTCTACCCGTGGAGTTAATTCACAAAGGGGCTGGAATACTATTTATCATCTTTGGGTTGCTGATGTTCTTTGGAAAAATCTAATGAGGTGAGAAAATGAAGCACTGGAGATCTGTAATCCTTAACACGATTGTCATGACTGCTGGATTTGGAACGCTCACCATGATGAGTGTCGCTAAGCCAGATGTGATTGCTCATTTTGGAATTAGCAGTGATGCTTTCGATTTGCAGCACATAGCTTACGTCTTTGGTCTTTTTGTTGCGTTCCTCTTAGGGCACACAAAGATTTATGAAGGGAGCTTTAAGAGGAGTGTTGCAATAGCTCTAAGCTGGGCTGCAATTCCACAGCTGTTGATTCCCTATGCTCCAAATTGGTATGTTGCAGTTTTCTTAAGGTTCATCCAAGGTTTCGTGGTTACACTTGTTCCGCTCTTCAGCACTCAGATAGCAAGATATTTTGTTGCCGAAAGACCTTTCGCAAAGGGTATAATTCTCTCTGGAATCTTCTGGGGCGGAGTTTTCGGCTCAATGAGCGCCAAGTATTTAATCCATGCATTTGGATGGAAGGGTAGCTTTTTAGTTACAGTTCTAATAATGTATGCTGTTCTGCTGATATGGTGGCTCTTTACAGAGGACTTTGAGATAACCCACGAGAAAGGAGAAGCAAAGATAAATGTCTGGAAGCTCAAGTTCACATGGGTTTTAGGATTCACATTTTTCCCAGCTCTATGGGTGATCTTCACAATCGTTGGATTCTCAGCCTCAATCGCCTACGACATGGGATGGACAAAGACTCATGTAGCAACGCTAAGCACAAATTTAAACATCGCAAAGGCAATCTGGTCAATTGTCTTTGGATACATAGGATATCTGCTTTCAAGAAAGAACCCAACTTCAAGAGGACTCTTTAAGGCTATTGTTCAAGTTATGATAATCTCCTATGCCTTATCGTTCGTGGGATTGATTATTTATGCAAAGGCAATGCTTAGCGGAAACTACACCCTCGCTTTGGCAGCAGTTTGGCTTGTAGGAACGATTCAAGGAACTGGTCCAGCATTCTGGACATCAGCACCAGCAACATACCCAAAGAGCATCTATCCAAAGGCTTCGTTCGCATTGGGACTTATCTCAAACACAGCAAACATAGTAGCCCCATCGATTACAGAGTTGTTGGCAAAGCAGAGCGTCGGATTAGCCTTTGGTGAACTAGCATTCATGCCCTTGCTTGGTATCTTAACATTGATTGCAGTCTCAAAGATGAAGATGCCAGTGGAGGAATTTGGAGAATGAAGCCAAAGCCAATCCTCATTCTTTTCTTTCTTTTGATGAGTATGTATTTTTATGGATTGGGTTTGCTCAGCATTGCTGACAGATTTACCTTTCTAGGATTTTGGGGCATTGGCTCGATTCATCTTCTAATTGGTTTTGGAATTTTCCTTGGAAAAGAGAGTGCAATAAGTGTTGCAACCTATATAACTCTGCTTGATTTTCTCTTCGGCTTGCTGTGGGCAATAATAGGATTAACGATTTCATCGTTCATACTTGCCATACTTTCTGCATTAGCCCTCTTTTTGTTATTGGACGAAGATGTTCGTATAGCCTTAAAGGCTTGACATTTGTTCAAACTTATAGCCAAAAATTCTATTTAGATGTTAATCTTACATCAGTTGATGGTGGCAATCATGAAGAAGGAGGAGATAATTTTTCGATATTCAAAAGTGTTCCCAAAAGCTGCTCGTGTAACTTATGCTCCGATTGTTGGTGTTAAAGCCAAAAATGCTAAAGTTTGGGACATTGAGGGGAGAGAATACATAGATTTCCTCTCCGACGCCGCTGTTCAAAATGTTGGACATAATAATGAGAGAGTTGTGAAAGCGATAAAGGAACAAGCAGATAAGTTGATACACTTCACCTTTATCTATGGCTTCTCAGTTGAACCTCTTCTATTGGCTGAAAAGCTTGTTGAAATTTCACCAATAGAGAATCCCAAAGTGGTTTTGGGCTTGAGTGGGAGCGATGCGAATGATGGAGCAATTAAGTTCGCAAGAGCATATACAAAGAGAAGAACAATCTTAAGTTATTCGGGGAGTTATTACGGAGCGACATATGGGGCGATGAGTATAACGGGACTTGATTTTGAGACTAGAGCTTTGGTTGGAGAGTTGAGCGATGTACACTACATTCCCTTCCCAGACTGTTATAGATGTCCATTTGGGCAAGAAAAGGGGAAATGCCACTTTGAATGCATATCTTACCTTGAATACAAATTTGAGAGAGAGGTTTATGCAGACGGTGTTGCCACCCTATTTGCTGAACCTATCCAGGGAGACGCTGGGATGATAGTTCCTCCAGATGATTACTTCAAAAAGCTGAAGAAAATCCTTGATGAGCATGGGATTCTCTTAGTTGTTGACGAGGTTCAAAGCGGATTAGGAAGGACGGGAAAATGGTTCGCAATTGAGCATTTTGGAGTTGTGCCGGATATAATAACGCTCGCGAAGCCTTTAGGCGGAGGATTGCCAATAAGTGCTATCGTCGGAAGAGAAGAGATTATGGAGTCTCTACCGGCTTTGGGACATACATTTACGCTTAGTGGAAATCCAGTGACAAGCAGAGCGGCTTTGGCAGTTATTGAGGAAATTGAGGAGAAGAATTTGCTTAAAAGAGCTGAGGAGCTTGGAGAATACACCATGAAGAGGCTCAAGAAAATGCAGAAAGAGCATGAGCTTATCGGAGATGTTAGAGGAAAGGGCTTGATGATCGGCGTGGATTTGGTGAAGGACAGAGAAACAAAGGAAAGAGCTTTCGATGAGGCTAAGAAAGTTGTTTGGAGGGCTTATGAGCTTGGCTTGATCTTGGCATTTCTCCATGGAAATGTCCTCAGAATCCAGCCGCCTTTGACGATAGAGAAGGAGCTTTTGGGTGAGGGCCTGGATAGATTGGAGCAAGCAATTGCAGATGTTGAAGAGGGAAAAGTTGACGACAAAGTTTTGCAGATAGTGCAAGGATGGTGAGACTAAAGACATGTGGACTTTGATTAGAGTAGGGC is a genomic window containing:
- the cgi121 gene encoding KEOPS complex subunit Cgi121; this translates as MRVIKWGDYEIAISKISLNDVSCIFEELGENMQVTSAECWEQVAFATILALKSFERGTNKAKTVKGEILIRLAGTLQIGEAIKKVGAKSGENFLVAFGKNAHKILEEFIKRNSLKEVPLSDCDREKIKALFEKAAIVEVL
- a CDS encoding aminotransferase class I/II-fold pyridoxal phosphate-dependent enzyme → MRYKRHRYFIAERISLIQRSKIRELFEKARKMENVISLGIGEPDFDTPQNIKDAAKKALDEGWTHYTPNAGIPELREAISEYYKERYNLDVPADSIIVTAGAYEATYLAFETLLEKGDEVIIPDPAFVCYAEDAKLAEAGIIRLPLKEENGFQPDPDELLELITKRTRMIVINYPNNPTGATIDEETAKAIADIAEDYNLYILSDEPYEHFLYDGAKHYPMLKYAPDNTILANSFSKTFAMTGWRLGFAIAPKDIIRDMIKLHAYVIGNVASFVQVAGIEALRSPKSWEAVEKMRQEYAERRKIVLNAIKEMPYISAFEPKGAFYIFANIKETGMTSEKFSEWLLEKAKVVVIPGTAFGKNGEGYVRISYATKKEKLIEAMERIKKALEEI
- a CDS encoding TMEM165/GDT1 family protein, giving the protein MKEVLYVFVAIFLAELGDKTQLATIAFASKYGWAKAFVGAILGLALVNLIGAIIGEKIGEALPVELIHKGAGILFIIFGLLMFFGKI
- a CDS encoding MFS transporter, whose product is MKHWRSVILNTIVMTAGFGTLTMMSVAKPDVIAHFGISSDAFDLQHIAYVFGLFVAFLLGHTKIYEGSFKRSVAIALSWAAIPQLLIPYAPNWYVAVFLRFIQGFVVTLVPLFSTQIARYFVAERPFAKGIILSGIFWGGVFGSMSAKYLIHAFGWKGSFLVTVLIMYAVLLIWWLFTEDFEITHEKGEAKINVWKLKFTWVLGFTFFPALWVIFTIVGFSASIAYDMGWTKTHVATLSTNLNIAKAIWSIVFGYIGYLLSRKNPTSRGLFKAIVQVMIISYALSFVGLIIYAKAMLSGNYTLALAAVWLVGTIQGTGPAFWTSAPATYPKSIYPKASFALGLISNTANIVAPSITELLAKQSVGLAFGELAFMPLLGILTLIAVSKMKMPVEEFGE
- a CDS encoding leucine/methionine racemase: MKKEEIIFRYSKVFPKAARVTYAPIVGVKAKNAKVWDIEGREYIDFLSDAAVQNVGHNNERVVKAIKEQADKLIHFTFIYGFSVEPLLLAEKLVEISPIENPKVVLGLSGSDANDGAIKFARAYTKRRTILSYSGSYYGATYGAMSITGLDFETRALVGELSDVHYIPFPDCYRCPFGQEKGKCHFECISYLEYKFEREVYADGVATLFAEPIQGDAGMIVPPDDYFKKLKKILDEHGILLVVDEVQSGLGRTGKWFAIEHFGVVPDIITLAKPLGGGLPISAIVGREEIMESLPALGHTFTLSGNPVTSRAALAVIEEIEEKNLLKRAEELGEYTMKRLKKMQKEHELIGDVRGKGLMIGVDLVKDRETKERAFDEAKKVVWRAYELGLILAFLHGNVLRIQPPLTIEKELLGEGLDRLEQAIADVEEGKVDDKVLQIVQGW